A genomic region of Aureimonas populi contains the following coding sequences:
- a CDS encoding LysM peptidoglycan-binding domain-containing protein: MIKRAVIRLALAGILAAPVLTAAMPAAQAQSSCGATWRVSPGDTLSAISRACGIPAGAIEAANPQIDWRRLQVGQRVDLDIRGGGGPRPGGPARPEGYVVRAGDTLSSIARSFGISLQALRAANPGLTDRDLQVGRTIYFAGPGTPPAPPPGRPGPGRPDRAGIEVRIDERENFPGGGVSLLVSGLRPGDAVSAEAGPRSGRGGTEAETRADRRGLATLHLDIPPRSRPGERWGYEVFDGRGRVAADGAFRLGEEPRRPGRPGPGRPGPERLTLSGVLTNEGAECPALRAGNGRLYTLAGSLGGFRPGDLVSITGAVAEVSTCMQGTTIAVDSIRPAR, encoded by the coding sequence ATGATCAAACGCGCAGTCATCCGCCTCGCGCTGGCCGGCATCCTCGCCGCACCCGTCCTCACCGCCGCCATGCCGGCCGCCCAGGCGCAGTCCTCCTGCGGCGCCACGTGGCGCGTCTCGCCGGGCGACACCCTGTCGGCGATCTCGCGCGCCTGCGGCATACCCGCCGGCGCCATCGAGGCGGCAAACCCGCAGATCGACTGGCGCCGCCTCCAGGTGGGCCAGCGGGTCGATCTGGACATTCGCGGCGGGGGCGGCCCGCGCCCCGGCGGCCCGGCGCGGCCGGAGGGCTACGTCGTGCGCGCCGGCGATACGCTCTCCTCCATCGCGCGCTCCTTCGGCATCTCGCTCCAGGCGCTGCGCGCGGCCAATCCGGGCCTGACGGATCGCGACCTCCAGGTCGGCCGCACCATCTATTTCGCCGGCCCGGGCACGCCCCCCGCCCCGCCGCCCGGCCGCCCCGGCCCCGGCAGGCCGGACAGGGCCGGGATCGAGGTGCGGATCGACGAGCGGGAGAACTTCCCCGGCGGCGGGGTGAGCCTCCTCGTCTCGGGGCTGCGCCCCGGCGACGCGGTGTCGGCCGAGGCCGGCCCCCGCTCCGGGCGCGGGGGCACCGAGGCCGAAACGCGCGCCGACCGGCGCGGCCTCGCCACTCTCCATCTGGACATTCCGCCCCGCTCGCGCCCCGGCGAGCGCTGGGGCTACGAGGTATTCGACGGGCGCGGGCGCGTGGCGGCCGACGGCGCGTTCCGGCTCGGCGAGGAGCCGCGCCGGCCCGGACGCCCCGGCCCCGGCAGGCCCGGCCCGGAGCGCCTCACCCTCAGCGGCGTGCTCACCAACGAGGGCGCCGAGTGCCCTGCCCTGCGCGCCGGGAACGGCCGGCTCTACACGCTGGCGGGCTCGCTCGGCGGCTTCCGGCCCGGCGACCTCGTGAGCATCACCGGGGCGGTGGCGGAGGTTTCCACCTGCATGCAGGGCACCACCATCGCCGTGGATTCCATCCGCCCGGCGCGGTGA